Genomic window (Pristis pectinata isolate sPriPec2 chromosome 28, sPriPec2.1.pri, whole genome shotgun sequence):
cTGCAACTGAGGTTGCTATTGTCTGTCACTTAAAATTTTCCATCCCATTCTGACCCCCTGCACTTTTATAAGAGGCCCAAACACAAGATTGAGTGGTATCTCATTTTACATCTGGGAACACTACAGCCTTTTAGATTCTGAATTCTGCAATTTCAGCAGCTTGCTTTCTGTATCAGgtttggccagttctgctgttatTGTGATATTGagctgtgatattggctcagtttttcctctgCTGGCACAGAGCAATTTGCTGGGCACATCCTTCAGCCCTGCTTTTTACAACTTTTCATGGTCTTTTGCTCGTATTCTAACTGCTTCCCTTGACACATTGAGATGACTTCTTCAACCCATCCCGAGCTCACCTTctcatacaaaatacaaattaagGGGATTTTGTAGAAATTAATTTCATAGAAATCCCCTTTAGCCTATATACTGCTCTTTCTCCtaaacttaaaaccaacttattttctcttcctGAGGAAGTCTTCAACTCAAAATGTTATCAcggtttctcttgccacagatgtgacctgacttgATGAATACACCTGACAGATTCAACCCAATACTTTTTATAtccaatttccagcaactgcagtttttttctaaCTGTCAATAACTTTGGGTATTCACTATTGGAAAATAACCAAGTGTTATACTCCACTTCAATAGTGacaaataagtttttaaaaatggtgCAAAACCCATGATTTACAGaaccttttcaaaacaaaatttatatGCCTACATTGCCATTCCATCAGTGTTTTAAGTGTATTCTTGAAGTTGAGGTATTCAAGGTGCTACCTTAAATTGTGACATCTGTAAATGCTTAAAAATTAGCTAAAAGTGCAGACTTGATTTTGCATGTGttgtctgtgagaattctttatTGCTGCTCTGTCTCCTTCATTATAACATTGTTGCCAGATGCCAAAGATACCTTAAGATGAACACTTAATAGCAACAGATATCAGAAAAGGCAAAACCACATATTTCCAACTCTGTGGGATGCTTTGAGATCTGTGACTACAATTGCTTCACTGAaccaaaaaaaatttaatttatttatccCAATAATTagattttgtttcactgaatgtgtAATAGAATTAAGAATATTTACCTTCAGGTTGTTCCGGTAGGGCGAGTTGAAGCCAACTCATATCCATACTGATATTACCACAAACACTAGATGTTCTGCTTCCAAAGCTGTTATACGGAATTGTGCCTATTACTATAGGAAGCTCCAGCATCAGCTTTTTAGAACCTGGAATGTGTACATAGACCTAAATATAAGAGAAACCAAAAGTGAAGACCCAATTGCAAGATACATTGCTATAATTTGAGATTTAAAATTCAAGATTAAATTATTTTCTGGTTTAGCCTTATGCATTAATTACTTGTGTTTGTAACTGCCGTTAAAGGGTAGTGTGTTTAATAATAATTTTACTACTATTTGTCAATCTTCAGAAATAACCCAAGTGTAATAAACATACTTACAGCTAAAGAGTATTCCACTCTGATGATGCTGCAATCTAAGATAGAGGGGTTCACTGGTGGAATTTTGAGGGTCTTTCCATTCCATGATTCTGTACTACCAGATGCAACGTGGTTTCCACGAACATTTGCAACCACTTGTCTAAAGGTCTTAGTTTTCTCATTTGCAAGGTAAGTCTGTGTTTGAAAAATAGCAGCTTTTGGCATAATAAGGCGTGAAGAACAATTCTCAAACTCTGCATAGATAGGGATTGCTTCACCTGTGGTAAAATTACATAGTTAGCActgaaaacaaaaacttgcccaaaattccaaaaacatttttttttaaaaataacttaccATTACAAAAACCACTTCTCTCAATTTTGGCACTTAGTGATATTGGTCCAGAGGTAAAAAACCAACAACCAATTGTCTTCTCTTTACTCTTTGAGACTGAAGActaaaaacattaataaaaacagGTCAGCAATAACTAAAtagtaattttataaaattatacaatttcAAGGTGGTGTCATTCATTAGTGGTGATCTGAAGCATTGCCATGATACTTATTTGCTAAACTAACCAGGCTCTTAATGGCACCACTCAGCTACATAGGACCTACCCAAATGCACCTGTCAATTGATCATTAATTGCAGTGCACGAAGCATGCTTCcaaattgaatttttttcctaAAAAACAATTCCAAATTAATCTATAAACAATGCTCAGCAGAAGCATTGAATTAGGTACTTTATCTTTTTGCTGTCTTAACTTTATGAACAACCTAGCAGAATTTCCTgcaaatctggctacacagtctcTTTGAGAGTTTCCTCAAAACAAATTATATTGATGACACCCATTACTTCACCCAGTACTTCACAGCCAATTTATTTTGATGGACCAAAGAACTGTAACATTTGCAAGCTGGAAATTTACATTAAATCTTAACCTGAATATACAACCATTAAGCTAAATATTTAGAACATGATGAGTAATTGATTAATGCAAAAAAGTTTTCATTCTTTTGCATTCAGTAACTGATTTTTGTTTGTAGGTTAACTGACATGCAAGATATATAATGCAGGTGTACCAAGGTCCCCTTGACAATTGTCTAAATAATATTTCTAAAAATACAATACAAAAACAAATCAACTTACCAAAAAATACGGTGCATTAACATCAATTTGACTTGTTACAGAGAACTCTCTCTTCACAACTTGATTTGAGACACAAGGCCGCTCCAATATTGCTGTCACCCAATATTTAACACTGCCATATTTTCCACTGAAGGATGTGACCAATGGCCTATGTTTTAGACAATTAAAATGCAATATAGAATTTCGTTgccatttgtttttgaaaatataaatCATGTTTTTGAACAGATCGCTTACCCTTGTGGAAGATGAAAACTGAATGGAAATTCATGTTTCCCAGGTTGTAAAATGAAGTATCCTTGATCACCTATAGCGAATGAAGTTATACATCAATAAAGTAATGTGCATTTGCAAGAAACCCCAAATGAATGTTATCAATACATACTGAGATAGTAATTTGAAAAGCCAAATTAATGCTTCTAGTAGAACTTGTGTTGACTGAGACATAGGTTGCATTAAATGGGAGATGAGAGCCTTTAAAGCATTTAATTGATGCAATTTTTTGgtctaatttttaatttttcagatttttttgtcACAGCAAAAGGCAAAGTATAAAGGCAAATTGTCGTCATTGGGTCTGACTCCACTCTCCCCTGCCAGAGGATACCAGGACATGAAACAAGTAGCAGAGGCATTAGGAAAGGGCAAGGACATAGAATAGAATTTAGTCATGATGCTTCAGTCACAGTGTGGGCAGGCTCAAAGATTTGTTCAATTCTCTTGTTTGCAGTCCTTCTTTGAaaagtcattttaaaatatttaatttggatTTTCCTTCCCTTCAACTAACCCACTCATTTCTGGACACTTTCACTTCTGCTTCTTCCAACTGTACTGTGTGATGAtgtgcattggagaaaccaaatacaagtTGAGAGATTGCTTTTCAGAACACCTCTATATATTTTGAAATTCAAATCCATTACATTCTTCCAGCTTTTCAATAACAAATTTAGCAggacattttaaaatcaagtccACAGTAGAGAACTCATTTTCCCCATCCCTATCTGTCCTCTGCTTTGGCTCCTTGTTCATTCCAACGAAGTTCACTGCAAGCTTGAGGAAAACCCATCTCGTATTCCAATTTGGTATGTTACTGCCTTCAAGACAATGAATTTAACATCTTCAGATAACTGGCTTTTCCAggttatatcagaactggccaattctgatgaaaagctattgtcctgaaacattaactgtttctttcagtacagaggctgcctgacctgctaagtatttttagcattttctatttcaattaCATATTTGTTTCTGTGACAAAAACATTAGTTTTTGCTGCTCTTCATACTTTAAAGGAACCTTTCTTCAAAGCTATATTAGGAGTTGCATAATTTATTTCCTGAACCTATAcattgaaggctacagatcaaTGGTCAACTGACGTAATGTGCCATTTGCATTCTGAACTAAACATCAGCTCATTCTGAACTAAACATCAGCTCATTCAAAACGAAACCAACCTGGAAAATTTTGTATCAAGGGTAAAAGCACTGGACACCCATTGTACAGAGCAACAAAAGACAACAGTGGTTGCTGGGGAATGGGAAATTAAGCACAATTATTGCTTTGGTGCAGAGTAATCTCAAAATTAATGCTTCTATAGGTGAAGAGTTTTGTTGGTTAAACAAGTGCAACAGTCGGGAAGTGGGTAGTCATTCAAGTCTCACTAGTTAATATTATGTTCTCCAAAGTACTGATTCAGCAGGAGGGGACCAGATGGTTTAATACAACATGCACATTGACCCTTGACAGTGACAGAGGCCTGTGATGGAAGTCAGGGAATGTTATTATTTTTttggagataaaaacagaaaacctacagcataatacaggcccttcagcccacaaagttgtgccaaacatgtccctaccttagaagttactaggtttacccatagccctctttttctaagctccatgcacctatccaaaaggtctcttaaaagaccctatcatatccacctccaccaccattgccagcagcccattccatgcactcaccactctgagtaaaaaaaacttacccctgacatctcctctgtacccactccccagcaccttaaacctgtgtcctcttgtggcaaccatttcagccctgggaaaaagcctctgactagccacatgatcaatgcctctcatcatcttatacacctcttatcaggtcccccctcatcctccgtcgctccaaggagaaaaagccgagttcactcaacctgttttcataaagcatgctccccaatccaggcaacatccttagtCACTGCCTGGCACAAGTGTTACCTGCCACGTTTGGCATCTTACTGCAATGCTCAATGAGTTGCCCAGGTTACATCCATCGGGAGCATTGCCTGGAAGGACGGAGAGccgccacccccactccccattcGCAGCCACCTGCCTTACCTGGGGCCTGGCGCAGGACCTGCTGCTGCTGCAGGTACACCACCTCCTCCCGGTACCGCGGCGCCGCCGGGGCGCTGGGCGCCGCCGGGCTGTCGCTCCAGTGCACCCGGGCGCAACCCTTCGCCTCCAGCCGCACGACAGCCACGGCCAGCTCGTCGCTCGCCTCCAGCAGCACTTGTCCCGCCACCAGGTCGCCGCTGGAGTAGCTGCTCAGCTCCTCGCTGTCGAAGACGATGCCGAAGGTCCTCACCTTCACCCCCATGGCGCTCGGGGGGCTTCCAGCGGCCGGGGGCAGCGTCAAGTCAAAGCCCTTTGTCTGTGCGAGGAGAGCGGCGCAAACTTCCACCAGCCGGCCCCAGCATAAATCATCGAAGTCGGCTTCTCCTCTTGTGCCCCGGCCCTTCGGAAGAAAGTAAATCCCTGCGACCGCGTAACGCCGAGGGAATTCCAGTCTGAGGCAGCCTTCAGCACCATGCCACCGCACACCCTACCCTGATACCCCGCCTCCCTTTCAAAGCCATTGGCTGTCCGGACCAATTACCCGCCTCCGCTGGGGTGCGCTGACGCACATTCCTTCTCCCGATTGGATACGTCGGCTGCCACTCAACCGGAgcactctcccccaccctccgtACAGGTTAGGTTGAACGGCGCTCCCCGGCGCTGTCCAGCTGATCGGTGCGTGATCACCAATCAGCGGCGGGGACGTGCACGTGTACAGCACTGCCATTGGGCGGCTGGAAATACGTCAGGGGGGCTCCCGGCCAATCGGAAAAGAGGTTCATCATGTGCACGGGGCTTTGCTTGTCCTCGGCGTAAACAAGTGTCAGCTGGGCCGCGGTTGCGTGGCAACCGGAGGCGGGTAGTGCAGCTATTCCTCTTGTTTCTATATATGCAAAGGTACAGCTGCTGCCCCTGCACGACTGTCCCAGGTTTGGAGCTACAATCAGCTGACTCAGTGAATTTACTTCGCCTTTGGTTATCTACATCTGCCGGATCGTATTCGGGTGAGCTCATTCTGGAAGACCGAGCCTGCAGCACCTCCGGGCTGCAGAGCCTGGGCTGGGGAGGGGGATTTTTCCCTCAATGCTGACGTGCAGCCACTAACTTCCACCTCGTTCAGGGTAATTCTGCAGCCAAAGCTACcctatcgatgcaccagagaaagcatccgatctgggtgcatcacagcttggtatggcaactgctctgccccagactgcaagaaattgcagagagttgtgaacgcagcacAGTCCATCACGCAGAggagcctcacctccatggacttctacccaactgtgataagactattgaatggttcccttatacaatgagatggactttgagctcgcaatctaccttgttgtgacctagcaccttattgcactgcactttctctgtagctgtgacactttactctgtactgttattgtttttacctgtactacctcaatgcactctgtactaactcagtgtaactgcactttgtaatgaattgacctgtacgatcggtatgcaagacaagtttttcactgtacctcagtacaagtgacaatagtaaaccaataccaatacttggtttacacttcttgctgtctcgggaaagcagctaacataatcgaCGACCCCTTCCAtcccagtcattccctcttctcccctctcccgtcaggtagaagatacaaaagcttgaaagcacataccaccaggctcaaggacatcttttaACCTGCTGTaatcagactcttaaatggacctctcatatgcttaaggatgaactcttgatctcccaatctaccttgatgTGGCCCTTGTACTTGATTTGTCTacatacactgcactttctctgtaactgttacactatattctgttttcttttgcttacctcaatgtaattatctGGATGGTAcacagaacaaaagcttttcactgtatttcagtacatgtgacaataataaaccaataccagtaccctaATACCCTTGCCATCACCTGTGGCTTTGGTACTTTTTGATGAGGCTGCAGGTGGCCCAGGTCCAAAACTTCATATTAAGGAATGGAAGTTGTTTTGTGTTACTTCTTATAACGTAGAATAGATATAGCACAGTAAATACCATATGAGATTGGCAGGGTGAGGTCCTGATCCATGACCATGGGCTTTAAAATTATCAGGGGATGTTGATGCTCACAGATAAGTACACCCTGCCCACTAATCTTCTCCaactctccctcattctctcccctcaccaccactcctTCCCTTCTTCACTCTTCAGCCCTGATAAAATCCTTTTGGATAAAAATTGTAGTCTACAGTGTGTTAAAACCTTAGATAAACTTTCACGTGGATACCTGATGGTGTGGAGTTGATTGAAAGCCTTGGGAAAGGTTTCATTTGGCAACTTGCAGTTTGAAGAACAATACAAtccttcaaagcactggagagattccaccaacactttctctgtaaaatccttcaaattcattaGGCGGAAAAGCAATCCAATGTTAGTgatctctcccaggccaacatcctctgTTTCCAGGTTCTAATGACACACAGTATTGGATGGGCCATGAAATTTTCATGCCCAATACCAGATCTCTGAAATAGACACTTTACTCTGAGCCCTGTCATTGCAATACCCAGCTGACAGAGAAAATGATTCCAGAAtgcactcaaagcctccttgaaaaaacgTAACAATCCCATTGATTTATGGGAATACcaggcccatgaccactcaaaatggagaaagtgcATTAGGAATGCTGTTAAGGACCCTGTGTCATTTCATTAGGACCATATGGAAGCCAACCGAAACAGCATAAGGAATGCACACCTTCCCAAACCACCTATTTATAGTCCTGTTGTGTCCTGTCCACAGaaaacaggacaaatctaatcccaGTAATTGGTCTATTCTCAATCCTTGGCAAATGATGGAAAGTGTTTCAAAACAATGCTGTCACGTACCATTTACGAATAGATAGTGCACACTCGGAGACTGAGTTCTAAACTACTGTTGATTTACTCAAGCCATATAAGAGATGAGCATGGTTGTACCTCATGCCAAGGAAGATAGCTATGGTCCTTGATGGTTAATCATCCCAGCACCAGGATAATGCAGCGAGAGTTCCTCAGGAATGTGTCCTGGACCCAACCATTTTCAActgcttcaaatatttttatCATGATGTCAGAAATGGGTGTGcgcactgatgattgcacaatgttcaattccatttgcaaatcctcagcaTTTGAAACATGTCAGAATGCCACTAAAGACAGTTAACATTCAGATGTGGACTtttatgtggcaagtaacattttgcCAGAAAAgtcccaggcaatgaccatctccaatgagtGTCTAATACCTGTCCTTGATAATCAGTAGTATCACCATTTCTAGTACCCCCATTATCAACATCCTGAACATCACCAAAGAAGTTCAATAGACCGGCCATATAAACacagtggttacaagagcaggttaaAGACTGGGTACTTTGTGGCAATTCAAGATCTGTGATGATTCATTTCCTGACATGTCAAatcatttccatcatttgcaaagCACAAGTCAAGGGTGTATTGGAATACTCTCGACTTGCTTGTGCAGTTCTTTCCAAGATAAAGCGGCATTGATTGGCTCTCCATCCAAcatcctaaatgttcattccctccattacCAGTACaccttggctgcagtgtgtaccatcatgGAATCATtgtagttacttgcctaggctacacCAATAATACCTCCCAGACCTACATCCTCTACCACCTAGAAGCACATAGGTAGCAGGCGCATGCGAACATCACTGTCTGCAGGTTCCTTTCCAAGTTGCATATCATCCTGAGTTGGAAACATTGTTGTTTCTTTATTGTTGCCAAGTGTCagtcccagaactccctccccaaaggCATTACGGGAACACCCTCTCGAAAAAGACTATAGTGCTTCAAGAACATTACTAATGTTCTTAAGAGAGAAAACATGttggtttaaagttgcagagagggtggggaggtatGAATAGATCAAAGGTATCATTTCTGAAcagctgaggtcagggttgctgtggaataaactggaaagagttcatccagttgatgggttaatgtgggcagtgagggagaaagagagagaaattgaaTAAACAAACATAAAGGTTAtggaatgagggcagttagacaGTGAGAACAtggccagcagatcaggctgcgcCAATGAGGGAGAAGATCTGTGCCAATATCAGAGCTAGACTGGCCAGTTCCAATACTGACAGAGAAAGCGAGTTACCTGATGCAGTAGAATATGATTTTGAGTCTGAAAGGCAGTCCAGGCAGATGATGGCCCAGAGTTTATGGTTGTAATGACAGCAGAGCTTCCAGTGATCAACATCATTGTATGAAACCGACAGCAAGTTCTGGTATCTGCATGCAGAATTAGATATGAAGAAATATTGCTGTCAGTGATACCCCGCTCCTCCACAGGCTCAATTGCTGCAGCCTTCGCCAAGCCAATTGATGTGACCTTTTAATGCATGATCCTCGCtgtgaaacaattaaaaattttaaCTTGTTAACTAATTTCCtcagaataattatttaaaaatttgatGGATTTTTAATTCTGTTTGAAAGTTTGTTTATTTCACAATCTCCCTAATCCACACATATACATGTTTATTGCATTCActtcaaaatgtttaaaagtg
Coding sequences:
- the LOC127584077 gene encoding arrestin domain-containing protein 4-like; its protein translation is MGVKVRTFGIVFDSEELSSYSSGDLVAGQVLLEASDELAVAVVRLEAKGCARVHWSDSPAAPSAPAAPRYREEVVYLQQQQVLRQAPGDQGYFILQPGKHEFPFSFHLPQGPLVTSFSGKYGSVKYWVTAILERPCVSNQVVKREFSVTSQIDVNAPYFLSSVSKSKEKTIGCWFFTSGPISLSAKIERSGFCNGEAIPIYAEFENCSSRLIMPKAAIFQTQTYLANEKTKTFRQVVANVRGNHVASGSTESWNGKTLKIPPVNPSILDCSIIRVEYSLAVYVHIPGSKKLMLELPIVIGTIPYNSFGSRTSSVCGNISMDMSWLQLALPEQPEAPPNYADVVSEEDLARHFPSLPQADYLEHEFGSPIFAYIQEFRFQPPPIYSEVDPNPAFSEEVQHEVSFEI